One stretch of Pedobacter riviphilus DNA includes these proteins:
- a CDS encoding ABC transporter permease, with protein MKKNVNVDIALTHIITRRRQTLIAILGVTLGVSIYLFINSLVSGFTNFSVEEMFKSSPHIKIYHDDEISTSLILPKDSAGVVAIINPQITTLSKKIVDPEALLERIKQEPYVVKAIEQVSFDLFYNRGQAQLNGSGSGVDIFEYDAMFKTGKTLVAGRLEDLQNNLNAIIIGSGIAEKLNLAIDDNITITSAFGVVKRLKIVGIFTSGVTTIDNSKSYVNISTAQQFVKKGPSFVNDIYINIPDPDKSDIYAARLRQLTSYTVEDWKAINADALSSNKTRNALMNAISLSILIVAAFGIYNILSSTISQKINDIAILKAIGFSGSNVVWIFLIEAIFMGLAGIFMGLIVGGIFIAIMSNVYMGGHIGYFPIKFESRLFASSSALGLFITICAGYFPAKKAADVDPVEIFRK; from the coding sequence ATGAAAAAGAATGTAAATGTAGATATCGCCTTAACACATATCATTACCAGGAGAAGGCAAACCCTGATAGCAATACTTGGCGTAACATTGGGCGTAAGCATCTACCTGTTTATTAACTCCCTTGTTTCAGGATTTACAAACTTTTCTGTGGAAGAGATGTTCAAGAGCAGCCCGCATATTAAAATTTACCACGACGATGAGATAAGCACTTCCCTCATACTTCCGAAAGATTCGGCTGGGGTAGTTGCAATTATAAATCCCCAGATAACAACGCTTTCTAAAAAGATTGTTGATCCCGAAGCACTCCTGGAACGTATAAAACAAGAACCGTATGTGGTTAAGGCAATAGAGCAGGTTAGCTTTGATCTATTTTACAACCGCGGGCAGGCACAGCTTAATGGTTCGGGCAGCGGCGTTGATATATTTGAATATGATGCCATGTTCAAAACCGGAAAGACCCTTGTGGCAGGAAGGCTTGAAGACTTGCAAAATAATCTTAACGCCATAATTATCGGTAGTGGTATAGCAGAAAAGCTTAACCTGGCGATTGATGATAACATTACTATTACCTCAGCGTTCGGCGTTGTAAAAAGATTGAAGATCGTAGGCATTTTCACTAGTGGGGTAACTACAATAGACAATTCAAAATCCTATGTCAATATATCCACAGCCCAACAGTTTGTAAAGAAGGGCCCTTCCTTTGTCAATGATATATACATCAACATACCGGATCCAGATAAGAGTGACATCTATGCGGCAAGGTTGAGGCAGCTTACCTCATACACCGTAGAGGACTGGAAAGCCATCAATGCAGACGCACTTTCATCAAACAAGACAAGGAATGCATTAATGAACGCAATTTCACTTTCCATATTGATTGTTGCCGCTTTTGGTATTTACAACATCTTAAGTTCCACGATTTCACAAAAAATAAATGACATTGCTATTTTAAAGGCCATTGGTTTTTCAGGAAGCAATGTGGTATGGATATTCCTAATTGAAGCAATCTTCATGGGGCTTGCCGGAATTTTTATGGGTTTAATTGTTGGTGGGATATTTATTGCAATCATGTCCAATGTATATATGGGAGGCCACATCGGGTATTTCCCTATCAAGTTCGAGAGCAGACTATTTGCCAGCAGTTCAGCACTTGGTTTATTTATTACAATATGTGCGGGCTATTTCCCGGCAAAGAAAGCTGCCGATGTTGATCCTGTTGAAATTTTTAGAAAATAA
- a CDS encoding sensor histidine kinase — protein MNDFTHKQPISENVLFRFLISPGHRIFRHLLFIAFMGTVLYNSTSIIANPLAIFVYIMLLFYVNMYVLVPTLLFRNKNIEYCLSVIGILVIMGICGYFFNPFNKDHGLNIPLFSFLTVLLLAASSSIKLFQKGMMDKQLIYELKQSKTYAELEQLKNQINPHFLFNMLNNANVLTKKDPEKASQVLMKLSDLLRYQLYDSARDKVLLTSDIHFLEDFLALEKVRRDSFDFLISKEGDLNGVQIPPLLLISFVENAVKHNNDVTRSSYVNLYFDIRNDELFFKCINSKPVLKSVSNIGNTGGLGLTNVKRRLELLFPTAHSLSIEDGSERYCITLTIKL, from the coding sequence ATGAATGATTTTACCCATAAACAGCCGATTAGCGAAAACGTACTTTTTCGTTTCCTGATTTCACCTGGCCATAGGATATTCCGGCATCTGTTATTCATTGCTTTTATGGGTACAGTGCTGTACAACAGCACTTCTATAATAGCCAATCCGTTGGCGATATTTGTATATATTATGTTATTATTCTATGTAAATATGTATGTGCTGGTGCCAACACTTTTATTCAGGAATAAAAATATTGAATACTGCTTATCTGTTATTGGCATCCTTGTTATAATGGGTATTTGTGGCTATTTTTTCAATCCTTTTAATAAGGATCATGGGCTTAACATCCCGCTTTTTTCTTTCCTTACTGTGTTGCTGCTCGCGGCTTCCTCTTCCATAAAACTTTTTCAGAAGGGAATGATGGACAAGCAATTGATCTACGAGCTGAAACAGTCTAAAACTTATGCAGAATTAGAACAATTGAAAAACCAGATCAACCCACATTTTTTGTTTAATATGCTGAACAATGCCAATGTGCTAACAAAGAAAGATCCTGAAAAGGCCTCGCAGGTTTTAATGAAGCTGAGCGATCTGCTTCGCTACCAGCTTTATGACAGTGCAAGAGATAAAGTGTTATTGACTTCGGATATTCATTTCCTGGAAGATTTTTTAGCTTTGGAAAAAGTAAGGCGGGATAGTTTTGATTTCCTGATTTCAAAAGAGGGAGATCTGAACGGCGTACAAATTCCACCTTTGTTGCTCATTTCGTTTGTAGAAAATGCGGTGAAGCACAACAACGATGTAACAAGATCGTCTTATGTAAACCTGTATTTTGATATTAGGAATGACGAACTTTTCTTTAAATGCATCAACTCCAAACCAGTGCTTAAATCTGTTAGTAATATTGGTAATACTGGCGGATTAGGGTTAACAAACGTGAAACGGAGACTGGAACTTTTGTTCCCGACCGCTCATAGTTTAAGTATTGAGGATGGTTCAGAAAGATATTGCATAACCTTAACCATAAAATTATGA
- a CDS encoding alpha/beta fold hydrolase encodes MALLEKYTTNYVMSKDGTRIGYKQTGTGPGVILVHGAMMTSKNFMKLASFLSNEFTVYIPDRRGRGLSGPFGPNYGIGSESEDLQALIHKTATDKIFGLSSGAICVLQTAIIEPALKKVALYEPPIPVEGTDPAAWGSRYESALSRGNLGKAMFAAIKGTDDPSLFTSLPAFLIAPLLNIAINADSKKQVGDGVSLKSLIPTMQYDLMLVHQSPGIIDQCKEIKAEMLLMGGTRSQRYFKLALDKLNNVLPQVKRLEFHGLGHIAADNDNSPEKIAKALSIFFQSSGMP; translated from the coding sequence ATGGCTCTCTTAGAGAAATATACTACCAACTATGTTATGTCAAAGGATGGAACAAGAATTGGTTATAAACAAACCGGGACTGGGCCAGGAGTTATTCTTGTCCATGGCGCCATGATGACTTCTAAAAATTTCATGAAACTTGCCAGCTTCTTATCCAATGAATTCACTGTTTATATTCCAGACAGGCGTGGTCGTGGTTTAAGCGGTCCGTTTGGCCCCAACTATGGCATTGGATCAGAAAGCGAAGATTTGCAGGCGCTAATCCATAAGACAGCAACGGATAAGATATTTGGGCTTAGTTCTGGTGCTATTTGTGTACTTCAAACAGCTATCATAGAACCTGCGCTTAAAAAAGTAGCACTCTACGAACCTCCGATTCCAGTCGAAGGAACTGATCCTGCGGCCTGGGGCAGTCGCTATGAATCAGCTCTCTCTCGTGGAAATCTTGGAAAAGCAATGTTCGCGGCCATAAAAGGCACCGATGACCCCTCTTTATTTACATCCTTACCAGCTTTTCTTATTGCACCATTGCTAAATATTGCGATAAATGCAGATTCGAAGAAACAAGTGGGCGATGGTGTCTCGTTAAAATCCTTAATACCAACAATGCAATACGATCTCATGCTGGTGCATCAATCACCTGGAATTATAGATCAGTGTAAAGAGATTAAAGCTGAAATGCTGCTGATGGGTGGAACCAGGAGCCAACGTTACTTTAAACTTGCACTTGATAAATTAAACAATGTTTTGCCGCAAGTAAAGCGCCTAGAATTCCACGGTTTAGGACATATAGCCGCTGATAACGACAACAGTCCGGAAAAAATTGCAAAAGCCTTATCAATCTTTTTTCAGTCAAGCGGGATGCCATAA
- a CDS encoding glycosyl hydrolase, with the protein MKRSFKNPVSAYGTTPFWVWNAKVSKPLIDSMLLDYKKNDFSGVIVHARPGLITEYLSAEWFSLFEYAVQQGKKLGLKVWIYDENSYPTGFGGGLVPDQMPESYNQGQMLYMSEAEQLPDNLTDIFIVLKAVNGSFVNVSSNLAAEHGKTGKYQIFKKVNYEKSNRGTVAGPIGSSYVDLMAKGVTQKFMDITFKGYEKVAGREFGKTVPGIFSDEPTIINEGKDCVRWTPDLFASFKEKWGYDLTLHLPSLFEETGNWKKVRHNYYQTLLQLFIDRWSKPMFNYTQQKGLTWTGHYWEHGWPSPYHGPDNMAMYAWHQMPGIDMLFNQYNEEKPVQFGNIRAVKELSSVANQLGKQRTLSETYGGGGWELTFKDMKRLGDWEFVLGVNFMNQHLSFMTITGARKYDYPPSFSYHEPWWPFYKTLNQYFARLSLCLASGQQKNEILVLEPTTSAWMYYFKGKENKRFFEIAKGFNDFVTTLQKQHVEYDLGCENIIKDQAKIENGKFVIGQRAYSTVVIPPGMDNLDGPTFNLLKTYASQGGKVILFEKPGFVDGNTGISDNFFNAGHSNIQQAMASDKIQVMKEHLLPSDFRISAVSDKGIGGNLYYQRRQLADGQLVFLSNASMDAAATGSVALKGKDVLLMDLFKGEIDDYPEKRIQDKIEFNFTIPPAGSMMVFVSDKKEAGFKVAAPLINKEVIKTLPAKVLRPDENTLMIDFCDLELKRPDSAYRDLHVGIASNTAFKHFGFKDGVGNPWNNRTQFKDRIVARDTFSAGSGYTATYHFEIDRNVKLKHCRAVIEQRGLWNSVTINGIKVEAQPGKWWLDRSFGVFDIAKYLKPGKNSLALSVSPMRVYAEIEPVYILGDFNLAAAAKGWKIVPPQALTFGSWDKQGLPLYGQGIKYIKELQVQKAGIPCILRMKKWKGTVAAIKVNGASVGIITSEPNELDISSYLKKGNNRIEVEVIGSLKNLLGPHHNKPLPGLVDPGKWYNVKTYPSGSDYQTYSYGLEEDFDLLTYAK; encoded by the coding sequence TTGAAAAGAAGCTTTAAAAATCCTGTCAGCGCCTACGGCACAACCCCATTTTGGGTTTGGAATGCGAAGGTAAGCAAGCCGCTAATCGATTCGATGCTGCTCGATTATAAGAAAAACGACTTTTCGGGGGTAATCGTTCATGCCAGGCCCGGACTGATTACCGAATATTTATCAGCAGAATGGTTCAGTCTGTTTGAATATGCCGTGCAACAGGGCAAAAAGCTGGGGCTTAAAGTGTGGATCTACGATGAGAATTCGTATCCTACCGGTTTTGGCGGCGGCTTGGTTCCAGACCAAATGCCAGAGTCGTATAACCAGGGGCAAATGTTATACATGAGCGAGGCAGAGCAACTTCCCGATAACCTTACCGATATCTTCATCGTTCTGAAAGCAGTTAACGGATCCTTTGTAAACGTCAGCTCAAACCTGGCTGCAGAGCACGGTAAAACAGGAAAATATCAGATTTTTAAAAAGGTAAATTACGAAAAATCGAACCGGGGTACGGTGGCAGGCCCTATTGGATCTTCTTATGTAGATCTGATGGCCAAGGGTGTAACACAGAAGTTTATGGATATCACCTTCAAGGGATATGAAAAAGTTGCCGGCCGCGAATTTGGAAAAACCGTTCCGGGTATTTTTTCTGATGAACCAACCATTATTAATGAAGGAAAGGATTGCGTACGCTGGACACCTGATTTGTTTGCCAGCTTTAAAGAAAAATGGGGCTACGATCTGACCCTGCATCTACCTTCTTTGTTTGAGGAAACCGGAAACTGGAAAAAAGTAAGGCACAACTATTATCAGACCCTGTTACAGTTGTTTATAGACCGGTGGTCTAAACCTATGTTCAACTATACGCAGCAAAAGGGCTTAACCTGGACAGGGCATTACTGGGAACACGGCTGGCCAAGTCCTTATCACGGACCAGACAATATGGCCATGTATGCCTGGCACCAAATGCCGGGGATAGACATGCTGTTTAACCAATATAATGAAGAAAAGCCGGTACAGTTTGGCAACATCAGGGCGGTTAAGGAGCTGAGTAGTGTTGCCAATCAGCTTGGTAAACAGCGTACGCTTTCAGAAACCTATGGCGGCGGAGGTTGGGAACTCACATTTAAAGACATGAAACGATTGGGCGACTGGGAATTTGTACTGGGTGTGAATTTTATGAACCAGCACCTTTCGTTCATGACCATTACCGGGGCAAGAAAATACGATTATCCGCCCAGCTTTTCTTATCACGAACCCTGGTGGCCGTTTTATAAAACGCTGAACCAGTATTTTGCCCGATTGTCGCTTTGCCTGGCCTCAGGTCAGCAAAAAAATGAAATACTGGTGCTGGAGCCAACAACTTCAGCCTGGATGTATTATTTCAAGGGTAAGGAGAATAAACGCTTCTTTGAGATTGCAAAAGGTTTCAACGATTTTGTTACCACTTTGCAAAAACAGCATGTAGAGTATGATCTGGGTTGCGAAAACATCATCAAAGACCAGGCGAAAATTGAAAACGGAAAGTTTGTCATAGGGCAGCGTGCATATAGTACGGTGGTTATCCCACCCGGGATGGACAACTTGGATGGCCCTACATTTAACCTATTGAAAACATATGCCAGTCAGGGTGGCAAAGTAATCCTGTTTGAAAAACCGGGTTTTGTTGACGGAAATACCGGTATCTCCGACAATTTTTTCAATGCCGGTCATTCAAACATACAACAGGCCATGGCTTCAGATAAAATACAGGTCATGAAGGAGCATTTGCTGCCAAGCGATTTCAGAATTTCCGCTGTTAGCGATAAAGGAATAGGGGGTAACCTCTATTACCAACGTAGGCAGCTTGCCGACGGGCAATTGGTTTTCCTTTCCAATGCAAGTATGGACGCTGCTGCAACAGGCAGTGTGGCACTTAAAGGTAAAGATGTACTGCTTATGGATCTTTTTAAAGGCGAAATTGATGACTACCCTGAAAAGAGGATTCAGGACAAGATTGAATTTAATTTTACCATCCCACCGGCAGGGAGCATGATGGTTTTTGTATCTGATAAGAAAGAAGCTGGTTTTAAGGTGGCAGCGCCTCTAATAAACAAAGAAGTGATAAAAACGTTGCCGGCTAAAGTTCTCCGTCCCGATGAAAACACGCTGATGATAGATTTTTGCGACCTAGAGTTGAAACGCCCCGACAGCGCATACCGCGATCTGCATGTTGGGATAGCTTCTAATACTGCTTTTAAACATTTTGGCTTTAAAGACGGGGTAGGAAATCCCTGGAACAACCGCACACAATTTAAAGACAGGATAGTTGCCCGCGATACTTTCTCTGCTGGAAGTGGTTATACCGCAACTTATCATTTTGAAATAGATAGAAATGTAAAGCTGAAGCACTGCCGTGCCGTAATAGAGCAGCGCGGGCTTTGGAACAGCGTAACCATAAACGGGATAAAAGTAGAAGCCCAACCAGGTAAATGGTGGCTTGATCGGTCTTTTGGTGTTTTTGATATCGCTAAATACCTTAAACCTGGCAAAAACAGCCTGGCCCTGTCGGTTTCGCCTATGCGGGTGTATGCCGAAATAGAACCGGTATATATCCTGGGTGATTTTAATCTGGCTGCAGCTGCCAAAGGCTGGAAGATTGTGCCCCCGCAGGCGCTTACATTTGGCTCATGGGATAAACAGGGACTGCCGCTTTATGGACAGGGCATTAAATACATTAAAGAACTCCAGGTTCAAAAAGCTGGAATACCGTGTATCCTTAGAATGAAAAAATGGAAGGGTACTGTGGCTGCAATAAAAGTTAACGGTGCTTCGGTTGGGATTATCACTTCAGAGCCGAATGAGCTTGATATAAGTTCTTATCTGAAAAAGGGGAACAACCGTATAGAAGTAGAAGTGATCGGAAGCCTGAAGAATCTGTTAGGACCTCATCATAATAAACCTTTGCCTGGACTGGTAGACCCCGGTAAATGGTATAATGTGAAAACTTATCCTTCGGGAAGTGATTATCAGACCTATAGTTATGGACTGGAAGAGGATTTTGACTTATTGACGTATGCTAAATAG
- a CDS encoding LytR/AlgR family response regulator transcription factor — protein sequence MNCIIIDDEPLAREAIEMLINQTDDLDLIGSFSGPETVTSFMENNTVELIFLDIHMPGINGIEFARTIPKETFVVFTTAYSEFATDSYEVDAIDYLIKPIKLGRFQKAVEKAHTYSKLFKADYADNSVEQVADDFFFVKAERRIFKVYFNNILFIQGLKDYVVMHSETQKVITAMNIKTIHDQLPKDMFVRVSKSYIINVKHIDSVDNNTVYIGTNEIPIGSIYRDFFFNEFVAKKIVSR from the coding sequence ATGAACTGCATTATTATAGATGATGAACCATTGGCAAGAGAGGCCATAGAGATGTTGATTAATCAAACAGACGATTTAGATTTAATCGGTTCATTCAGCGGCCCCGAAACCGTTACAAGTTTTATGGAAAACAATACCGTTGAGTTAATCTTTCTTGATATACACATGCCCGGAATTAACGGAATTGAATTTGCCCGTACCATTCCAAAAGAAACATTTGTTGTTTTTACAACTGCCTATTCTGAATTTGCTACCGACAGTTACGAAGTAGATGCGATTGACTACCTGATAAAACCCATAAAATTAGGGCGTTTTCAAAAGGCAGTTGAAAAAGCCCACACCTACTCCAAATTATTCAAAGCAGATTACGCTGATAACAGTGTTGAACAGGTGGCAGATGATTTTTTCTTTGTGAAAGCAGAGCGAAGAATTTTTAAAGTCTATTTCAATAACATACTTTTTATTCAAGGTTTAAAAGATTATGTGGTGATGCACAGCGAAACACAGAAAGTAATTACGGCCATGAACATCAAAACAATCCACGATCAACTACCAAAAGATATGTTTGTGAGAGTTAGCAAATCCTATATCATCAATGTTAAGCACATTGACTCAGTGGATAATAACACGGTATACATCGGTACAAACGAAATCCCTATCGGAAGTATTTATAGGGATTTCTTTTTCAACGAATTTGTAGCAAAAAAGATTGTGAGCAGGTAA
- a CDS encoding efflux RND transporter periplasmic adaptor subunit, giving the protein MTETVFASGMLEAGQSYNLAAESDGYLVAVNFEEGTVVHSGNALAVINNLESKFNQQSANSLYIIAKSNTHTGAPTLQQAQNTIEVNRSKMELNLVNLKRYQKLWAGNSVAKVDLDDAELQYKTSKVDYESAMENYRKLQQEAEQEVINTRATKEINDLVSARSLVNAIGEGKVLKVFKKKGDYVKRGDAIALIGNPNTIYAKVNVDEANISKVKEGQAAYIQLNTRKNKIYEARVKEIYPAFDEASQSFICKLEFTDTLDFTIADTQLQSNIVVGVTKDALLIPRNYIDYSGYVQVKGEKNRIKVETKFVSSQWVQVLKGISDNTILITEDLPKNKQTEGKPQ; this is encoded by the coding sequence GTGACTGAAACAGTATTTGCATCGGGCATGCTGGAAGCAGGGCAGTCCTATAATCTGGCAGCAGAATCAGACGGTTACCTTGTTGCAGTTAATTTTGAAGAGGGAACTGTTGTCCATTCGGGAAATGCCCTTGCCGTAATTAATAATCTTGAATCAAAATTCAACCAGCAGAGTGCAAACAGCCTGTACATCATAGCAAAGAGCAACACCCATACTGGTGCTCCGACGCTACAGCAGGCACAAAATACCATAGAAGTAAACAGGAGTAAAATGGAACTAAACCTGGTCAACCTGAAACGATACCAGAAACTTTGGGCCGGTAATAGTGTGGCGAAAGTAGACCTTGATGATGCGGAATTACAGTACAAGACTTCTAAAGTAGACTATGAAAGTGCCATGGAAAATTACCGAAAGCTGCAACAGGAAGCAGAGCAGGAAGTGATAAATACCCGTGCCACGAAAGAAATAAACGACCTTGTGAGTGCCCGTAGCCTCGTTAACGCCATTGGTGAAGGAAAAGTGCTTAAAGTATTTAAAAAAAAGGGAGATTACGTGAAGCGTGGTGATGCGATAGCGTTAATCGGTAATCCCAACACCATCTACGCGAAAGTTAATGTAGATGAAGCGAACATCTCCAAAGTAAAAGAGGGGCAGGCAGCATACATACAGCTCAATACCCGAAAAAATAAAATTTACGAAGCCAGGGTAAAAGAAATCTATCCCGCGTTTGATGAGGCAAGCCAGTCATTCATCTGCAAACTTGAATTTACTGATACACTGGATTTTACGATAGCGGATACACAACTACAAAGCAATATTGTAGTAGGAGTAACTAAAGATGCGCTATTGATTCCACGCAATTATATTGATTATAGCGGTTATGTTCAGGTGAAAGGTGAAAAGAACAGGATAAAGGTCGAGACTAAATTTGTTAGCAGTCAATGGGTTCAGGTCTTAAAAGGCATAAGTGACAATACAATATTGATAACGGAAGACCTGCCCAAGAATAAACAAACTGAAGGAAAACCACAATGA
- a CDS encoding TolC family protein translates to MKAPRGIYVITIGRKKHLICVVALSLFFLNICQAQQNKFHSVDSLFSYVSSKSITLQSGEIRIEQAKKARLAAILSIPDISGSLSFSYTHNTKLPVNLFPASVFGGQVGTFVPIQTGIPFVSTGNENIDVKLINHKGWENLKLSKLNIQSSIADNKLTIKSLYEDIASTYYNIVSLQQQLSSTEKNLQTAERLLQITINKYAEGLIKQQDVNEAKISSLDTRENYNQIKYQIQQQYLALKILCNFPEDEQITIQDRQDSLFSDKVQVGLSRVAIENSELKESMALSNYRQQKYALYPTLSFFQSHNTQQNNTRNRLFDRNVDWFNSSYIGLKLSIPIPSSSTIKQISEANYNYLLAQKDTEQQKIKAGIEQRKLEIDYYKVLSQISSYREIAQLRKENYEKNLNLYQQGLIDLQKVLDSYEDMVNSNYNLVSAQVSALAAKTKIHINNTIR, encoded by the coding sequence ATGAAAGCACCGCGAGGAATATATGTTATTACAATAGGCCGTAAAAAACATCTTATTTGCGTTGTAGCTTTATCCTTATTTTTCCTGAATATCTGCCAGGCGCAACAGAATAAATTTCACTCGGTTGACTCGCTGTTTTCCTACGTGTCTTCTAAAAGTATTACCCTGCAATCGGGTGAAATACGTATTGAACAGGCAAAAAAGGCCCGCCTGGCGGCTATCTTAAGTATTCCCGACATATCCGGCAGCTTATCCTTTAGTTACACGCATAACACGAAATTACCCGTCAATTTATTTCCTGCTTCAGTTTTCGGTGGGCAGGTTGGAACCTTCGTACCTATCCAGACTGGTATCCCTTTTGTGAGCACTGGCAATGAGAATATCGATGTAAAGCTGATAAACCATAAGGGCTGGGAGAACCTGAAACTTTCTAAACTAAACATCCAAAGCAGTATTGCCGATAACAAACTTACAATTAAGTCACTGTATGAAGATATTGCATCCACATATTATAATATCGTATCGCTACAGCAGCAATTGTCAAGCACTGAAAAAAACCTGCAAACAGCTGAGCGCCTATTACAGATAACTATAAATAAATATGCCGAGGGTTTAATAAAGCAACAGGACGTGAATGAGGCCAAGATCTCCTCTCTTGATACTAGGGAAAATTACAACCAGATCAAATACCAAATCCAGCAGCAATACCTCGCCTTGAAAATACTTTGCAACTTTCCGGAAGACGAACAAATTACCATACAAGACCGCCAGGATAGCTTGTTTTCTGATAAAGTACAGGTTGGACTGAGCAGGGTTGCCATCGAAAACAGTGAATTAAAAGAGAGTATGGCACTTTCCAATTACCGGCAGCAAAAATATGCGCTGTATCCCACTTTGTCATTTTTCCAAAGCCATAATACCCAACAGAACAACACACGAAACAGGTTATTTGACAGAAATGTAGATTGGTTTAACAGCAGCTATATCGGGTTAAAGTTGAGCATTCCAATCCCATCTTCCTCAACCATAAAGCAGATTTCGGAAGCAAACTATAACTATTTGCTGGCGCAGAAGGATACCGAACAGCAGAAAATTAAAGCCGGTATTGAACAGCGTAAGCTGGAAATTGACTATTACAAGGTCTTGAGCCAAATTTCGTCCTATAGGGAGATCGCTCAGCTGAGGAAAGAAAACTATGAAAAGAATCTCAACCTGTACCAGCAAGGGCTTATTGATTTGCAAAAGGTACTGGACAGTTATGAGGATATGGTAAACAGTAACTATAACCTGGTTTCGGCCCAGGTATCAGCATTGGCCGCAAAAACAAAAATTCATATTAATAATACCATAAGATGA
- a CDS encoding NAD-dependent epimerase/dehydratase family protein — protein MRILVTGSSGHLGEAIIRTLLNTKTDYIGIDLNPSEYTTVTGTITDRHFVDKCMKGVDAVIHTATLHKPHVATHTYQDFIDTNLTGTLNLLEAARTNGVKAFVYTSTTSTFGDMLTPEAGKPAVWITEDTKAIPKNIYGVTKNAAEDLCQLFYRNHQLPCIVLKTSRFFPEADDKKSVRELYDDENLKLNEYLYRRVDIEDAVNAHLLAIEKAGSLGFAKYIISATSPFSQSDLLALRYDVPGVLAKIFPDYEAIYQSRNWMMMPTIDRVYVNESARIELGWKPQYDFGYALTCLREGKDFRSELSKLVGIKGYHPEVFEHGPYPVNE, from the coding sequence ATGCGAATTTTAGTTACAGGAAGTAGCGGGCATCTGGGCGAAGCCATCATTAGAACATTACTAAACACAAAGACAGATTATATAGGTATTGACCTGAATCCATCTGAGTACACAACGGTAACAGGCACTATAACTGACAGACACTTTGTTGATAAATGTATGAAAGGGGTCGATGCGGTCATTCACACAGCAACACTCCATAAACCTCATGTTGCTACACATACCTATCAGGATTTTATCGACACGAACCTGACCGGCACACTGAATTTACTGGAAGCGGCAAGGACAAATGGGGTAAAGGCATTTGTTTACACCAGTACGACCAGTACCTTCGGCGACATGCTTACACCCGAAGCAGGAAAACCTGCTGTATGGATCACAGAGGATACAAAAGCAATCCCTAAAAATATTTACGGCGTGACAAAAAATGCGGCCGAAGATCTTTGCCAGCTGTTTTACCGCAACCATCAATTGCCTTGTATTGTCCTAAAAACCTCGCGCTTCTTTCCAGAAGCAGATGATAAAAAATCAGTACGCGAATTATACGACGATGAGAACCTAAAGCTGAATGAATATCTTTACAGAAGGGTGGACATTGAAGATGCCGTAAATGCTCATTTATTGGCTATTGAAAAAGCAGGGAGTTTAGGCTTTGCTAAATATATCATTAGTGCAACGTCGCCATTTTCTCAAAGCGACTTGCTGGCTTTAAGATATGATGTCCCAGGTGTATTAGCAAAAATTTTCCCTGATTATGAAGCCATTTATCAATCCAGAAATTGGATGATGATGCCTACTATTGACCGCGTTTACGTGAACGAAAGCGCAAGAATAGAACTGGGGTGGAAACCACAATACGATTTTGGCTATGCTTTAACATGTCTGAGAGAAGGAAAAGACTTCAGGAGCGAGCTGTCAAAGCTGGTAGGCATAAAAGGATATCATCCCGAAGTGTTTGAACATGGTCCCTATCCGGTAAATGAGTAA